A stretch of Candidatus Vicinibacter affinis DNA encodes these proteins:
- a CDS encoding peptidylprolyl isomerase, producing the protein MRWTLIISTAFAVLLGISSCAKKFSKFTSNKTVVKIPEKINFTNLSSKALSYEWDFGDGETSFDKDPIHQFTKSGLHKVVLKVNFGKKILESSSIIEVKHPDKCLIRIDTKFGSMLVQLYDETPLHRDNFSKLVEEGYFDDLLFHRVIGGFMIQGGDPDSRTASPGSPLGSGGPGYTIPSEFNKNFIHKKGALAAARTGDSVNPEKKSSGSQFYIVQGNIQSESTLSRIEDQKGIKYSDQQKKIYFENGGTPFLDQEYTVFGEVIEGLEVIDKIASVQTAQGDRPIEDVKMKIHFLH; encoded by the coding sequence ATGAGATGGACTTTAATTATATCAACTGCTTTTGCGGTTCTTTTAGGCATTTCATCTTGTGCTAAAAAGTTCAGCAAGTTTACCAGCAACAAAACTGTTGTTAAAATACCGGAAAAAATAAATTTTACTAACCTCTCATCAAAAGCATTGTCGTATGAATGGGATTTTGGTGATGGGGAGACTTCTTTTGATAAAGACCCAATCCACCAGTTCACAAAATCAGGATTACACAAAGTTGTTCTTAAAGTTAATTTCGGAAAAAAAATCTTAGAAAGTAGCTCAATCATTGAAGTAAAACATCCGGACAAATGTCTCATAAGAATTGATACAAAATTTGGCTCGATGTTGGTCCAACTTTATGACGAAACTCCTTTGCACAGAGACAACTTTTCCAAATTAGTGGAAGAAGGTTATTTTGATGATCTTTTGTTTCACAGAGTAATTGGGGGATTTATGATTCAGGGTGGGGATCCTGATTCCCGGACAGCCTCACCCGGCAGTCCATTAGGTAGCGGAGGTCCTGGATATACTATACCCTCGGAGTTTAATAAAAATTTCATTCATAAAAAAGGTGCTTTGGCTGCAGCCCGCACGGGTGATTCTGTAAATCCTGAAAAGAAATCTTCCGGCTCACAATTTTATATTGTCCAGGGAAACATCCAATCTGAATCCACTTTGAGTAGAATAGAAGATCAAAAAGGGATTAAGTACAGTGATCAACAAAAGAAAATATATTTTGAAAATGGTGGCACCCCCTTTCTCGATCAAGAATATACAGTCTTTGGTGAAGTAATCGAAGGGCTCGAAGTAATTGACAAAATTGCCTCTGTGCAAACTGCTCAAGGAGATAGACCAATCGAAGATGTAAAAATGAAGATTCATTTTCTTCATTAA
- a CDS encoding peptidylprolyl isomerase translates to MKQILFGLLLVTLAFSCTSKKSGNFALIETSYGNMKVRLYDSTPKHKANFIKLVQEKFYDGTLFHRVINNFMIQGGDPDSKNASPGQPLGSGGPGYTIDAEIGKFHFKGALCAARQGDQVNPQKKSSGSQFYLVQGQTMDPAQIQMLAMQKGLNYSEADIKKYATLGGTPFLDGDYTVFGEVVEGIEVIDKIAAVQGDQMNRPQSDIKMTIKLVD, encoded by the coding sequence ATGAAACAAATATTATTTGGTCTACTGCTAGTAACATTGGCATTTTCCTGCACCAGCAAAAAATCAGGAAATTTTGCATTGATTGAAACAAGCTATGGAAACATGAAAGTCAGGCTCTATGATTCTACTCCAAAACATAAAGCAAATTTCATTAAATTGGTACAGGAAAAGTTTTACGACGGAACTCTCTTTCACAGAGTAATCAATAATTTTATGATACAGGGAGGAGATCCGGATTCAAAAAATGCGTCTCCTGGTCAACCTCTTGGTTCAGGTGGCCCTGGTTATACCATCGATGCAGAAATTGGTAAATTTCATTTTAAGGGGGCGTTGTGTGCAGCCAGACAAGGCGATCAGGTAAATCCTCAAAAAAAGTCATCAGGATCACAATTTTACCTCGTACAAGGTCAAACAATGGATCCTGCACAAATACAAATGCTGGCGATGCAAAAAGGATTGAACTACTCTGAAGCTGACATAAAAAAATATGCAACTTTGGGTGGAACTCCGTTTTTAGATGGCGACTATACTGTTTTTGGAGAAGTAGTGGAAGGAATTGAAGTAATTGATAAAATTGCAGCCGTTCAAGGTGATCAGATGAACAGGCCACAGTCTGATATTAAAATGACTATTAAACTGGTAGATTAG
- a CDS encoding ABC transporter permease — protein sequence MNPTTFIAIKYLIKKKSSQAIHLITGISVVGLAVGTAALIIVLSVFNGFENLLSGLFSKHNPDIKIVSASGKAFDEKLLNINEIASLPEIKYLAKTLDQTCMLQYDKAQDFGIIKGVDSNFVHVSLLDSALVEGELKFSSEPNFTWIGLGLANKLGVSLSNVMTDLFVFTPNGDQVKNEFSQEQFSRHALRPTAVFSLHQDADYEYLFADLDMLQKLINAPDLLSAIEIKIHPQIDIKSLIPKIQQICGSDFIVKDRYKQDEAFLKIMNLEKWLFFLLFSLTLILVSFTIVGTLWMIVLEKRKDISILKSLGMTNHQIKKIFLLVGLGIGLIGLILGFFVAMLFYILQMNYALIRVPDEFIIDAYPIALRPEDFLLVSFTVLSIVFLASLLPTAKIKEIEAVFREE from the coding sequence ATGAATCCTACTACCTTTATTGCAATAAAATATCTCATTAAGAAAAAATCTTCTCAGGCAATACATCTTATTACTGGAATTTCGGTTGTGGGCCTTGCTGTTGGAACTGCAGCTCTGATCATAGTCCTTTCAGTATTTAATGGTTTTGAAAATCTGCTATCTGGTCTATTTAGCAAACATAATCCTGATATTAAGATCGTCAGTGCATCCGGTAAAGCCTTCGACGAAAAACTATTAAATATTAATGAAATCGCCTCCCTTCCGGAAATAAAATATCTGGCAAAAACACTGGACCAAACATGTATGCTCCAATATGACAAAGCTCAGGATTTTGGAATTATTAAAGGAGTTGATTCTAATTTTGTCCATGTTAGCTTATTGGATTCTGCTCTGGTTGAAGGAGAACTTAAATTCTCTTCAGAACCCAACTTCACTTGGATAGGACTTGGCTTGGCTAATAAATTAGGGGTTTCTCTATCAAATGTGATGACCGACCTATTTGTATTTACTCCCAATGGAGATCAAGTAAAAAATGAATTTTCTCAAGAACAATTTAGCCGACACGCTCTTAGACCCACCGCAGTGTTCTCGTTGCATCAAGATGCCGATTATGAATATTTGTTTGCAGATCTTGACATGTTGCAAAAATTAATAAACGCACCAGATTTACTTTCTGCAATAGAAATCAAGATTCATCCGCAAATTGATATAAAATCTCTAATCCCTAAAATCCAACAGATTTGCGGTTCTGATTTTATTGTAAAAGACAGATATAAACAGGATGAAGCCTTTCTAAAAATTATGAATCTTGAAAAGTGGCTCTTTTTCCTTCTGTTTAGCCTTACACTCATTCTTGTATCTTTTACAATTGTAGGCACTCTCTGGATGATTGTTTTGGAAAAAAGAAAGGACATTTCGATACTCAAATCTTTGGGGATGACCAACCACCAAATAAAGAAAATATTCTTGTTGGTTGGCCTGGGTATCGGATTAATTGGACTTATACTGGGATTCTTCGTGGCAATGCTTTTTTACATCCTGCAAATGAATTACGCCTTGATCAGAGTTCCTGATGAATTTATTATAGATGCATACCCTATTGCTTTGCGGCCTGAAGACTTCCTATTGGTAAGCTTCACAGTACTTTCTATTGTTTTCCTGGCCTCTCTTCTGCCAACTGCAAAAATTAAAGAAATCGAAGCCGTTTTTAGAGAGGAATAA
- a CDS encoding serine hydrolase yields MKFRNVFILCTFWILSKDVYAQLQIVNKNWVDSLLSTMTLNEKIGQLFMVRAYGNSDTGHINRIYRLILEKNIGGLCFFQGSANTQAELTRQYQNVSKIPLLVSIDAEWGLGMRLKQDGFYFPKQLTLGAVQDNKLIYQMGKQMAAQLKFLGIHLNFAPVLDINNNPNNPVINERSFGSDKILVTNKSYAYMQGLQDGGILACAKHFPGHGDTDMDSHEALPTLNQEKNQLDTLELFPFRVLCSKDIASVMVGHLAIPKLEEQQVIPATLSHNIIHNILREEFHYKGLVITDALEMKAVSKSFQPGELEIEALKAGNNILLLSENIEEAFLKILAAIENGSYSIDRLNQSVRLILEAKSKAGLSNYQEPDSSDLLNKINHPNAQALKENIYRQAITLVKDTMLNVPIRDLEKKIVSLSIGVNSITKFQSRISDFCNARHFYINKNDTIDLQVLDTLNSADLIIISLHKLSYKIKDSFGLTQNLKNIILNLASYKKIILVVFGNPYIIKDFDQLPSILLAYEDNFVAQDIAAQLLFGTDPIRGSLPLEISPNFYFGKSIKRPSLLRMGYAIPEATGLNSDSLMVIDKLAQKLVEQKVAPGCQILVAKDNKILYQKSFGSLDYNPAHSVQLETVYDLASLTKILASAPALMLMDDDNLLDVKKKLSLYLPILKGSNKENIPIRDILLHQARLATWIPFYKSTLVGQDTFNLINKEFYRHQYSDSFPICVAEDLFLRADYLDSVKLRIINSKLHEQKKFLYSDLGFYFIPALVDSLTGVNFEEFLNKSFYQPLGLNFMRYNPRNKNYTIPQIAPSEEDSYFRHQTLHGYVHDMGAALLGGVSGHAGLFANSKDVAIIMQCFLNNGNYGGREYFTAPQISLFTGRDEELGRRGLCFDLRDTSNLEFPYVSTLSSIRTFGHQGFTGTCAWADPDQNLVYIFLSNRTFPNSKINLLHRNRYRSKIHDAIYNAIKTRS; encoded by the coding sequence ATGAAGTTTAGAAATGTTTTCATACTTTGTACTTTTTGGATACTCTCTAAAGATGTTTATGCCCAATTGCAAATTGTAAATAAAAATTGGGTTGATTCATTGTTGTCAACCATGACACTCAATGAAAAAATTGGACAACTGTTTATGGTCCGTGCTTATGGCAACAGCGATACTGGGCACATCAATAGAATTTACAGACTCATTTTAGAAAAAAATATCGGGGGGCTTTGTTTTTTCCAGGGTAGTGCCAATACCCAGGCAGAGCTCACTAGACAATACCAGAATGTATCAAAAATTCCTTTGCTCGTAAGTATTGACGCTGAATGGGGACTTGGGATGAGACTTAAACAGGATGGATTTTACTTTCCCAAACAATTGACACTTGGAGCTGTCCAGGACAACAAACTAATTTATCAGATGGGAAAACAAATGGCTGCCCAATTAAAATTTTTAGGTATTCATTTAAATTTTGCTCCTGTTCTGGACATAAATAACAATCCTAACAATCCGGTAATTAATGAAAGGTCCTTCGGGTCAGACAAAATTTTGGTTACGAATAAATCTTACGCTTATATGCAAGGACTGCAGGACGGCGGTATCCTCGCCTGCGCCAAGCATTTTCCTGGCCATGGTGATACTGACATGGATTCTCATGAAGCATTACCTACTTTAAATCAAGAAAAAAATCAATTAGACACTTTAGAATTATTTCCCTTCAGGGTTTTGTGTTCCAAAGACATTGCCTCTGTTATGGTAGGACACCTTGCTATCCCAAAACTGGAAGAACAACAAGTTATACCTGCTACATTATCACATAACATCATCCATAACATTCTCCGTGAAGAATTCCATTACAAGGGGCTGGTAATTACAGATGCCCTGGAGATGAAAGCGGTATCTAAATCCTTCCAACCTGGTGAATTAGAAATTGAGGCACTGAAAGCCGGAAATAACATTCTGTTATTGAGTGAAAATATCGAAGAAGCTTTTTTAAAAATTCTGGCAGCCATTGAAAATGGTAGCTATTCCATTGACAGGTTGAATCAGTCCGTAAGATTAATTTTAGAAGCTAAATCCAAAGCCGGTTTGTCAAATTATCAGGAACCTGATTCTTCTGACCTCTTAAACAAAATCAACCACCCAAATGCACAGGCCCTAAAAGAAAATATTTATAGACAAGCAATAACTTTGGTAAAAGATACCATGCTAAATGTTCCTATACGGGATCTAGAGAAAAAAATAGTAAGCCTCAGTATTGGAGTAAACAGTATTACAAAATTTCAATCACGAATTTCTGACTTTTGTAATGCCCGTCATTTTTACATAAATAAAAATGACACCATTGATTTACAAGTTTTAGATACACTTAATTCAGCTGACCTCATAATAATATCACTCCATAAATTAAGCTATAAAATTAAAGACAGTTTTGGTCTCACCCAAAATTTAAAAAATATAATTCTGAATCTTGCCAGTTACAAGAAAATAATTCTGGTAGTTTTTGGAAACCCCTATATCATTAAAGATTTTGACCAATTGCCGTCAATTCTATTGGCATACGAGGATAATTTTGTGGCACAGGATATTGCCGCACAACTTTTATTTGGTACCGACCCAATCAGAGGAAGCTTGCCTTTGGAAATTTCACCCAATTTTTATTTTGGTAAATCTATTAAGAGGCCATCTCTTTTACGAATGGGTTATGCGATACCCGAAGCTACTGGATTAAATTCAGACAGCCTTATGGTGATAGATAAATTAGCACAAAAGTTAGTAGAACAGAAAGTTGCTCCTGGATGCCAAATTCTGGTGGCAAAAGATAATAAAATATTATACCAAAAATCATTCGGTTCTCTTGATTACAATCCTGCGCATTCAGTTCAACTTGAAACTGTTTATGATTTGGCCAGCTTAACTAAAATTCTTGCTTCAGCACCTGCGCTAATGTTGATGGATGATGACAATCTTCTCGATGTAAAAAAAAAACTATCCCTTTATCTGCCAATTCTGAAAGGATCCAATAAAGAAAATATTCCGATCAGAGATATCCTGCTTCATCAGGCCAGACTTGCAACATGGATTCCTTTCTACAAATCAACATTGGTTGGTCAGGATACATTTAACCTTATCAATAAGGAATTTTACAGACACCAATACTCGGACTCCTTTCCTATTTGTGTTGCGGAGGACTTGTTCCTGCGCGCTGATTATCTTGATTCTGTAAAATTGAGAATAATCAATAGTAAACTACACGAACAAAAAAAATTCCTTTATTCAGATCTTGGATTTTACTTTATTCCAGCTTTGGTGGATAGTCTTACCGGTGTAAACTTTGAGGAATTTCTTAATAAAAGTTTTTACCAACCACTTGGTTTAAATTTTATGAGGTACAATCCAAGGAATAAAAATTACACAATCCCACAAATCGCTCCTTCCGAAGAAGATTCATATTTTAGGCATCAGACCCTCCATGGCTATGTACATGATATGGGGGCCGCTTTGCTAGGTGGAGTAAGTGGACATGCAGGTCTCTTTGCCAATTCAAAAGATGTGGCGATAATTATGCAATGTTTCTTGAACAATGGCAATTATGGCGGAAGGGAGTATTTTACTGCACCTCAAATTAGCCTATTCACAGGAAGAGATGAAGAATTAGGCAGAAGAGGTTTGTGCTTTGATTTAAGAGATACAAGCAATCTTGAATTCCCATATGTCTCTACACTTTCGTCGATCAGAACTTTTGGTCACCAGGGATTTACTGGAACCTGCGCCTGGGCTGATCCTGATCAAAATCTGGTCTATATTTTTTTATCAAACAGAACTTTTCCGAACAGTAAAATAAACTTACTCCATAGGAACAGGTATCGCTCAAAAATTCATGATGCCATTTATAACGCCATCAAAACACGCTCATGA
- a CDS encoding glycosyltransferase family 39 protein gives MLGSIYDHLLSSAKHHRLLIGILVFIFYGNSLVNEFAVDDGIVITRNEYVIKGISGIPDLLTKDTFRGFFKKEGKDKLVSGGRYRPLTPVFFAIVYEIFGAMPFVFHLFNLLAYLLLCLLLYKVLSRLFFHRFKDKTPILAFLSTLIYLAHPVHTECVTNVKGLDEIAALLFSLLCFNFILNYIETNKNKNLLFALLSLFLGLMSKENAITFILLIPAGLYLLYNQKFNVAIKYMCWLIIPGILFFLIRAQILGWNPIAGESGELMNNPFLKFVNNKYIYVSTAERYGTIFYTLLKYIGLLLFPHPLTYDYYPKQIAIQSIWNIIPLSSLAIYTTLIYAIIKFRNTRPHISYSILFYLLPLGLVCNIIFPIGTFMGERFLFMPSVGFSILMSFGFVTILQKNKSLGTGLLVLLILLYGAKTISRNFDWKNDFTLITTDVKNSPNSAKINNAVGGVLLDANTQEKDPSKIEANLSRAKKHLLKAIELHPMYFDAYMLLGNAYFLSKEYGLAILRYEFILKYLPHDEEAFKNLHLSYREKGRQSGMVENDPVKALEYLNKAYSMNSDDQETISLLGVAYGVLKDYNKALEFFNKVLIKNPKNAEAHFNVYLTYLNAGDQVNADKALKAAKAIDPDILNKFNAHSK, from the coding sequence ATGCTTGGATCGATTTATGACCATCTTTTAAGTTCAGCAAAGCATCATCGCCTGCTGATTGGGATTCTGGTGTTTATATTTTATGGAAATTCTCTGGTAAATGAGTTTGCAGTAGACGATGGCATTGTAATTACGCGAAACGAATATGTGATTAAAGGGATTAGTGGAATTCCTGATTTATTGACCAAGGATACTTTTAGGGGATTTTTTAAAAAAGAAGGAAAAGATAAACTGGTCTCAGGAGGACGTTACCGGCCACTCACACCAGTTTTTTTTGCCATCGTATATGAGATATTTGGAGCAATGCCTTTTGTCTTTCATTTATTTAACTTATTGGCATATCTGCTTTTGTGCTTACTTTTATACAAGGTATTAAGTAGATTATTTTTTCACCGCTTCAAAGACAAAACACCCATCCTGGCATTTCTCAGTACTCTTATTTATCTTGCTCATCCAGTTCATACAGAATGCGTAACTAATGTCAAAGGATTGGATGAAATAGCCGCACTGCTTTTCTCCCTATTATGTTTTAATTTCATTCTAAATTATATTGAAACTAACAAAAATAAAAATTTGCTTTTTGCTCTTTTAAGCTTGTTTTTAGGACTTATGTCCAAAGAAAATGCGATAACTTTTATTTTGTTAATTCCGGCTGGTCTTTATTTATTGTATAATCAAAAATTTAATGTAGCCATCAAATACATGTGTTGGCTAATAATTCCCGGAATACTGTTTTTCCTCATTCGTGCACAAATTCTTGGCTGGAATCCAATTGCCGGAGAATCAGGGGAACTAATGAATAACCCCTTTTTGAAATTTGTCAACAATAAATATATATACGTTTCCACAGCGGAACGGTATGGCACTATATTTTATACTTTGTTGAAATATATAGGTTTACTTCTTTTCCCTCACCCATTAACTTATGATTATTACCCCAAACAAATTGCCATTCAATCGATTTGGAATATAATTCCATTATCATCCTTAGCCATTTATACGACCTTAATATATGCCATAATTAAGTTTAGAAATACGAGGCCACATATATCTTATTCCATATTATTTTACCTCCTGCCATTGGGACTTGTTTGTAACATAATTTTTCCGATTGGAACATTTATGGGTGAACGATTCCTATTCATGCCATCAGTGGGTTTTTCCATTTTGATGTCCTTTGGTTTCGTAACTATCCTTCAAAAAAATAAATCCCTTGGAACAGGTTTGCTGGTGCTCTTGATTTTACTTTATGGAGCCAAGACCATTTCACGCAATTTTGATTGGAAAAATGACTTTACTCTTATCACTACCGATGTGAAAAATTCACCCAACAGCGCCAAAATAAATAATGCAGTAGGCGGGGTACTTCTCGATGCCAATACCCAGGAAAAAGATCCTTCAAAGATAGAGGCTAATCTATCTCGTGCAAAAAAACATCTGCTGAAAGCAATTGAATTACATCCAATGTATTTTGACGCTTATATGCTTCTGGGAAATGCTTACTTTTTGTCCAAAGAATACGGACTGGCAATTCTGCGTTATGAGTTCATATTAAAGTATTTACCTCATGATGAAGAGGCTTTTAAAAACTTACACCTGTCCTATAGGGAGAAAGGCAGACAATCAGGTATGGTAGAAAATGATCCAGTCAAAGCTCTTGAATATCTCAACAAAGCATACAGTATGAATTCTGATGATCAGGAAACCATTTCATTATTGGGAGTAGCCTATGGAGTTCTGAAAGATTACAACAAAGCATTGGAATTTTTTAATAAAGTGCTGATTAAAAATCCAAAAAATGCAGAAGCGCATTTCAATGTATACTTGACTTACTTAAATGCAGGAGATCAGGTTAATGCAGACAAGGCGCTTAAAGCAGCCAAGGCAATAGACCCGGATATTTTAAATAAATTCAATGCGCACAGTAAGTAA
- a CDS encoding glycosyltransferase family 39 protein, whose translation MQSLKDELKYQVFYGKLITYVIAYFRMNNMIGKLIINGNFQKILVFLFPLALYFNTLNNSFVLDDNIVIKKNEYVTRGVSGIPDILKYDTFKGFLKSENSATAVTGGRYRPLTLIFFAFVYEFVGENAFIFHLLNILFFSLLCLSIYLLLARLLKSKFPDYANPISFLATLLFATHPIHTEVVANVKGLDEIFSLWFSVLAFLCILKSIDDNKKIWLWTSLPLFALALFSKENAIHYVLLIPIGLIMFRNLKLLDTIKNIVPILIASILYISARVAVLGFSLFDAPTRDLMTNPFLKMRGNSLVEATSAEKLGMIFYTLIKYIGLLIFPHPLTHDYFPKQIPLVSLASGIPLLSLLFYSLIIFFTIRYFKSKTLISFSLLAYLIPLILISNLVINIGTPMGERFIFASSLGFCILIGYGLFYLFQKNKWAGFTTLFLIIGLYSVKTISRNLVWKDDYKLFSTDVEVSKNSAKAHSSLAYNRIEKFKVTKDSLEGRKILDEAVIHLDKTIQLYPRNINAIHLLGNSYYMRKEYLKAAETYEKYLDLVPTGKDVIKNLQASYREQGRMMALKQIDLDKSIDYLIKAMKINPNDARLLESLGIAYGVKENFPESIKYFNKALEMNPPNAGMMLANLANTYFKMGDKNTATEFMKKAYRADPGLGYKLSTASKGYF comes from the coding sequence TTGCAATCCTTAAAAGATGAATTAAAGTATCAGGTCTTTTATGGAAAATTGATCACATATGTAATTGCTTATTTTAGAATGAACAATATGATTGGCAAACTAATAATTAACGGAAATTTTCAAAAGATCCTTGTATTTTTATTTCCCCTTGCTTTGTATTTTAATACCTTAAACAACTCATTTGTGCTGGATGACAACATAGTCATTAAAAAAAATGAATATGTGACAAGAGGGGTTTCCGGGATTCCTGACATTTTAAAGTATGACACTTTCAAAGGATTCCTAAAATCTGAAAACAGCGCTACAGCCGTTACCGGAGGTCGTTACCGTCCACTAACATTAATTTTCTTTGCATTTGTATACGAGTTTGTTGGAGAAAATGCCTTCATTTTCCATTTATTGAACATCCTGTTCTTTTCTCTCCTTTGTCTTTCAATTTATTTATTACTGGCAAGACTATTGAAGTCCAAATTTCCAGATTATGCCAATCCAATTTCTTTTCTGGCGACTTTGCTTTTCGCTACACACCCAATCCATACGGAGGTTGTTGCCAATGTGAAAGGATTAGACGAAATATTCTCATTATGGTTTTCTGTGCTCGCTTTTCTTTGTATTTTGAAATCCATTGACGACAACAAAAAGATCTGGCTTTGGACCAGCCTTCCATTATTTGCTTTAGCTCTGTTTTCAAAAGAAAACGCCATACATTATGTATTGCTGATTCCAATTGGCTTGATAATGTTTCGAAATCTAAAATTATTAGACACTATCAAAAACATTGTTCCAATTTTGATTGCATCTATCCTGTATATATCAGCCCGGGTAGCTGTTTTAGGTTTCAGCCTCTTTGACGCACCTACCCGAGACCTTATGACGAACCCTTTCTTAAAAATGAGAGGTAACAGTTTGGTCGAAGCTACCTCTGCGGAAAAACTTGGAATGATATTTTATACGTTGATTAAGTACATAGGGTTGTTAATATTTCCTCACCCGCTGACACACGATTATTTTCCAAAACAAATTCCACTGGTTAGTTTAGCGTCTGGAATTCCTTTGCTTTCCTTATTGTTTTATAGTCTGATCATATTCTTCACGATCAGATATTTTAAATCAAAAACATTGATCAGTTTTTCACTGCTCGCTTACCTAATTCCATTAATACTAATTTCTAACCTGGTCATCAATATAGGCACACCCATGGGCGAACGTTTCATCTTTGCTTCGTCTCTTGGATTTTGTATCCTTATTGGGTATGGTTTATTTTATCTCTTCCAAAAAAATAAATGGGCTGGATTCACTACCCTGTTTCTTATTATCGGATTATACAGCGTTAAAACAATTTCCCGTAATTTAGTTTGGAAAGATGATTATAAACTTTTTTCTACGGATGTTGAGGTTTCAAAAAATAGCGCCAAAGCACACAGTTCACTTGCCTACAACAGGATTGAGAAATTCAAAGTTACCAAAGACAGTTTGGAAGGACGAAAAATTCTGGATGAAGCAGTTATACATTTGGACAAAACCATTCAACTATATCCGCGCAACATCAATGCCATCCACCTATTGGGCAACTCCTATTACATGCGCAAGGAATATTTAAAAGCTGCTGAAACTTATGAAAAATATTTGGACCTCGTTCCTACAGGAAAAGATGTAATAAAAAATCTACAGGCATCCTATCGTGAACAAGGTCGTATGATGGCGCTCAAACAAATTGACTTAGATAAGTCCATAGATTACCTGATAAAAGCCATGAAGATAAACCCTAATGATGCCCGTTTATTGGAATCTCTTGGCATCGCCTACGGAGTAAAAGAGAATTTTCCTGAATCCATCAAGTATTTTAATAAAGCCCTTGAAATGAATCCACCAAATGCTGGAATGATGTTGGCTAATCTCGCCAACACCTATTTCAAAATGGGGGACAAAAACACTGCAACTGAATTCATGAAGAAAGCATACCGCGCAGATCCAGGATTGGGTTATAAACTCAGCACTGCTTCTAAAGGTTATTTCTAA
- a CDS encoding endonuclease/exonuclease/phosphatase family protein codes for MMQFLFSVNIVWGIACVLLYLVCGVNPENFWIFSISSLLVPISFGINLMFIFLWLVFKWQYALLSFVILLLGYSHLQKFYAWNDPNPSPKCKNNNFNLMTFNVYGLKNLKDTIDQSQQKNKNQFLSFLRKTDPEILCVQENNLYADNIINSTGLFSYVHYMINHGTAIYSKFPILDQGLIDFGTNTNSCLWVDMLINGRRTRIYSVHLQSNRISKDVNKLTDDEEEKNTEKLNVIKRMLVQYRRMSLRRAKQAEMVKKHADASEYPVIIAGDFNDTPFSYAYRELSKKCKDSFLENGNGIGSTFVGALPGLRIDFILGDEKKFAFCNHKVLQTSFSDHNPVMSSMYYK; via the coding sequence ATGATGCAATTTCTTTTTTCTGTCAACATCGTGTGGGGAATTGCCTGTGTGCTACTTTATTTAGTATGCGGCGTGAATCCAGAGAATTTTTGGATCTTTTCTATCTCTAGCCTGCTGGTACCTATTAGTTTTGGAATAAACCTGATGTTCATCTTTTTATGGCTTGTCTTTAAATGGCAATATGCACTCTTGTCTTTTGTGATACTGCTTTTAGGATACAGCCACTTACAAAAGTTTTATGCCTGGAACGATCCAAACCCTTCCCCAAAATGTAAAAACAATAATTTTAATCTAATGACTTTTAATGTATATGGTCTTAAAAATTTAAAAGATACCATTGACCAAAGTCAACAAAAAAACAAGAATCAATTTCTTTCATTCCTGCGTAAAACGGATCCTGAAATTCTATGTGTTCAGGAAAATAATTTATATGCAGACAATATTATTAACAGCACAGGTCTCTTCTCATATGTCCACTATATGATCAATCATGGCACCGCCATTTATTCAAAATTCCCAATTTTGGATCAAGGATTAATTGATTTTGGTACCAACACCAATTCATGCCTTTGGGTAGATATGCTGATCAATGGAAGACGAACCCGAATATACAGTGTCCATTTACAATCTAACCGCATTTCAAAAGACGTAAATAAACTAACTGATGACGAAGAAGAAAAAAATACAGAAAAACTAAATGTGATCAAAAGAATGCTGGTGCAATACAGAAGAATGTCTCTACGAAGAGCAAAACAAGCTGAAATGGTAAAAAAACATGCAGATGCATCGGAATATCCGGTGATCATTGCAGGTGATTTCAATGACACTCCGTTTTCTTATGCCTACAGAGAATTATCAAAAAAATGCAAGGACAGCTTCCTGGAAAATGGAAATGGTATTGGAAGTACATTTGTTGGTGCACTGCCGGGATTAAGAATCGATTTTATTCTTGGAGATGAAAAGAAATTCGCATTTTGCAATCATAAAGTTTTGCAAACTTCATTTTCTGATCACAATCCGGTCATGTCCAGTATGTATTACAAATAG